GTGCGCACGGTGACCTCGGCGACCGACCGGTTCTCGATCGCAGGGTTGCGCTCGGTGAACAGCTCGACCTCGATACCCATGATCATCGTGTCGAGCAGCTTGGTGACGCGCCCGATCTTGTCCTCGGCGTACTGGCGGATGGAAGGCGTGACGTCGAACCGGCGGCCCTTGACGACCATGTCCATCGCGGTCCTCCTCAGTCGGTTTCCGGTCACTTCAGAAGATACCCGAGTGGCGCGGCTGCGGTGCATGTCCGGCGACGAGCGCGCACGCGGTGAGCGCGGAAGGCGCACAACGGCCGCCGGGCGCGGATGCGGGACGGTCCTGCCTCGCCTGCGGGCCGTGACAACGCCTTCCGCGGTCAGCCTCCGCAGGACGACTACGTGATATGCCCGAGAAAGTCCTTCGTCCGCTCGTGCTGTGGCGAGTCGAAGACCGCCTCGGGAGGCCCCTGCTCCACGATGACGCCGCCGTCCATGAACACGACGCGGTCGGCGACGTCGCGCGCGAACCCCATCTCGTGGGTGACGACCATCATCGTCATCCCGGCGCCCGCGAGCTGCTTCATGACGTCGAGGACGCCACGCACGAGCTCCGGGTCGAGCGCCGAGGTCACCTCGTCGAAGAGCATCACGTGCGGGTCCATCGCGAGAGCGCGCGCGATTGCCACGCGCTGCTGCTGCCCGCCGGACAGCTGGGCCGGGTAGTAGTCGACGCGGTCGGCGAGCCCGACGCGCGTGAGCTGCTCGACGGCGACGCGCGCCGCCTCCTCCTTGGAGCGCTTGAGCACCTTGCGCTGGGCCAGCATCACGTTGCCGAGCGCGGTCAGATGCGGGAAGAGATTGAAGCTCTGGAACACCATGCCGATCTTCTCGCGCACCTGA
This genomic window from Actinomycetota bacterium contains:
- a CDS encoding amino acid ABC transporter ATP-binding protein, whose product is MSEPVVRIKGLKKAFGDNAVLREVDLEVERGEVVVILGPSGSGKSTMLRCVNRLEEPTGGEIWFEDTLVNDPKTNINQVREKIGMVFQSFNLFPHLTALGNVMLAQRKVLKRSKEEAARVAVEQLTRVGLADRVDYYPAQLSGGQQQRVAIARALAMDPHVMLFDEVTSALDPELVRGVLDVMKQLAGAGMTMMVVTHEMGFARDVADRVVFMDGGVIVEQGPPEAVFDSPQHERTKDFLGHIT